The Chryseobacterium sp. 52 genome includes a region encoding these proteins:
- a CDS encoding molybdenum ABC transporter permease, translated as METLIIGLLFLIPGIAVIFWINKRKFNRRNMAGLEGFSSYEKSLFVRFLEGIGKWIAYAFIIFGLLLLWTYSREKKQQAAKAETTTNTNKSGR; from the coding sequence ATGGAAACTTTAATCATCGGTTTACTGTTTTTGATTCCCGGTATAGCTGTTATTTTTTGGATCAACAAAAGAAAATTCAACCGTCGGAATATGGCAGGACTTGAAGGTTTTTCAAGTTATGAAAAATCCCTGTTTGTCCGTTTTTTAGAAGGAATTGGAAAATGGATTGCTTATGCCTTTATTATTTTCGGCCTTCTTTTGCTATGGACGTATTCAAGAGAGAAAAAGCAGCAGGCAGCCAAGGCAGAAACTACTACGAATACCAATAAATCTGGCCGATAG
- a CDS encoding T9SS type A sorting domain-containing protein: MKKNYFSALMLCAFLSGNAQEVLWQRDIKSSTQDFLSQVTTTIDGQYLITGSSIQSQKLSTENKQNNGYDFHLVKLNQQGNEVWEKYFSGNNHDYLSASVATQEGGFLLSGTSYSGKGLDKKEDSKGGSDIWLIRLNEFGDELWQKTLGSTSDEEAKTIVQTTDFGFVVAGNVQNSSKGYGSKDVLIIKLDKNGKELSQSILGGKGLDEVEKMIPTKDGGVLLGIYSRSTISGSKKTESFGEGDYWIVKLSKDNKVEWEKSFGGKGDDHIRTLALTSEGYVIGGESRSERSGNKSVGIEEGTDLWLISLNERGEEIWQKSYNFKNRDILMGMSVLHSADDRASKGILLGGYTQSEGRIENEDETFWMLYLNHEGNEQWRKYVKGDSRKREERLSDIKLNRDGSIILAGTSAEELGKENWKIVKLGDSQINKLIEKQDIKIYPNPVSDYAYVEVGFDFKEADIILYDMGGRQLQSLKTKNKVTKINTQNLIQGAYLVTIQTDTNKTANAKLIKK; this comes from the coding sequence ATGAAAAAAAATTATTTTAGCGCACTTATGCTGTGTGCATTCCTGAGCGGAAATGCTCAGGAAGTCCTTTGGCAAAGGGATATTAAATCCAGTACACAGGATTTTCTAAGTCAAGTGACCACAACAATTGACGGGCAATATCTAATTACCGGAAGTTCGATTCAATCACAGAAACTTTCAACGGAAAATAAACAAAACAACGGTTACGATTTCCATTTGGTAAAGCTAAATCAACAAGGGAATGAGGTTTGGGAGAAATATTTCTCAGGAAATAACCATGATTATCTATCCGCTTCAGTAGCTACTCAGGAAGGTGGATTTCTTCTTTCAGGAACCTCCTACTCCGGAAAAGGTTTGGATAAGAAAGAAGATTCGAAAGGAGGCTCCGACATCTGGCTGATACGCCTTAATGAATTCGGAGACGAATTGTGGCAGAAGACTTTAGGCTCCACCTCAGATGAAGAAGCCAAAACAATTGTTCAAACTACAGATTTTGGGTTTGTTGTAGCAGGTAATGTTCAAAATTCTTCTAAAGGCTACGGTTCCAAAGATGTCTTGATTATCAAACTGGATAAGAATGGGAAAGAACTGTCTCAGTCCATTTTAGGAGGAAAAGGTTTAGATGAGGTGGAGAAAATGATTCCTACAAAAGATGGAGGTGTATTGCTAGGGATCTATTCAAGAAGTACCATAAGTGGGTCGAAGAAAACAGAAAGCTTTGGAGAAGGAGATTATTGGATTGTAAAACTTTCTAAGGATAACAAAGTAGAATGGGAAAAGAGTTTCGGTGGAAAGGGGGATGACCATATCAGAACACTGGCTTTAACATCAGAAGGCTATGTCATCGGTGGAGAATCCAGATCTGAGAGATCAGGAAATAAGTCGGTGGGTATTGAAGAAGGCACAGACCTTTGGCTGATTTCATTAAACGAAAGAGGCGAAGAAATCTGGCAGAAGTCCTACAATTTCAAAAACCGCGACATTCTGATGGGCATGAGTGTCCTTCATTCCGCAGATGATAGGGCTTCAAAAGGAATCTTGTTAGGTGGCTATACGCAGTCTGAAGGACGCATTGAGAATGAAGATGAAACTTTCTGGATGTTGTATCTGAACCATGAGGGTAATGAGCAATGGAGAAAGTACGTCAAAGGAGATTCCAGAAAAAGAGAAGAAAGACTTTCAGATATTAAGCTCAACAGAGACGGTTCCATTATTCTTGCAGGAACAAGTGCAGAGGAACTTGGAAAAGAAAACTGGAAGATTGTAAAGCTTGGAGACAGTCAGATTAACAAGCTGATTGAAAAACAGGATATCAAGATCTATCCGAATCCGGTATCAGATTATGCTTATGTAGAAGTAGGCTTTGACTTTAAAGAAGCAGATATTATTCTCTATGACATGGGTGGAAGACAATTACAGAGCTTGAAAACTAAGAATAAAGTGACTAAAATCAATACCCAGAATTTAATTCAGGGAGCTTATCTGGTGACGATACAAACGGATACGAATAAAACGGCCAATGCTAAACTGATCAAGAAATAA
- a CDS encoding helix-turn-helix domain-containing protein: MALTKLATLRIQKNITQKELAEILPTDVSNYSRKERGLIKIYDKEWEKLAIALEVSVEEIKENIDLNGSAVPKDEKKSLHYNSSIKDLQKYILLLEKQNQELREEIKYLLTKAITNI; this comes from the coding sequence ATGGCGCTTACAAAACTGGCAACGCTCAGAATACAAAAAAATATAACTCAAAAGGAGTTAGCGGAAATATTACCAACTGATGTATCAAACTACTCCAGAAAAGAAAGAGGGCTCATAAAAATATATGATAAAGAGTGGGAAAAGCTTGCTATTGCATTAGAGGTTTCTGTGGAGGAGATAAAAGAAAATATTGATTTAAATGGAAGCGCTGTACCGAAGGATGAAAAAAAATCCCTTCACTATAATTCGAGTATAAAAGATTTGCAGAAGTACATTCTCTTATTGGAAAAGCAAAATCAGGAATTAAGAGAAGAGATTAAATATTTGCTTACAAAAGCTATAACTAACATTTAA
- a CDS encoding FecR family protein, producing MEKQNHIETLYNRYLNGTMTDSEKKQLYDFFETSSDEELQELIADKLQNIVVSDNLDYLQPDMDRIFLAVRVKTAETKIIPLQSRNRWLRYSGIAAIVIAILLAGIYLIQRNFLSNTEILTDVLPGRSSATLTLADGRKVRLSTVPNDTILQDAGGTRISKTSEGKLIYTIKDNKGSTGTVGFNTLSTARGETYQVVLPDGSHVWLNAGSSIEYPNSFQLVKQRRIRLIGEAYFEVAHNRAKPFIVSTEGQEVTVLGTQFNINSYADEGRTITTLAQGSVRLDVPKSKKTMLLTPGHQIINAMGRLSSQPADLEVALAWKEGRIYFKNAPLQQVLREISRWYNIEIEYHGNPGTKVFSGGIKRTAPLSEVLRVLELSNLHFTLKKENGITTLITAQEK from the coding sequence TTGGAAAAGCAAAACCACATCGAAACACTTTACAACCGATACCTTAATGGTACGATGACCGATTCCGAAAAAAAACAGTTGTATGATTTTTTCGAGACATCTTCAGATGAAGAGCTGCAAGAGCTTATTGCGGATAAGCTACAAAATATCGTTGTATCTGATAACCTTGATTATTTACAACCGGATATGGACCGTATTTTTCTGGCTGTAAGGGTAAAAACGGCTGAGACCAAAATAATTCCCTTGCAAAGCCGAAACAGGTGGCTCCGGTATTCAGGGATTGCCGCTATTGTCATTGCTATTCTACTGGCAGGTATTTATCTTATACAAAGGAATTTCCTTAGCAATACAGAAATTCTTACCGATGTGTTGCCCGGTCGCAGTTCTGCCACCTTAACTCTTGCTGACGGAAGGAAAGTCCGACTTAGTACGGTCCCAAACGATACAATCCTTCAGGATGCCGGAGGTACCCGTATTTCAAAAACCTCAGAGGGCAAACTGATCTACACTATTAAAGATAACAAGGGGAGTACCGGGACTGTGGGCTTTAACACCCTATCAACAGCCAGAGGCGAAACCTATCAGGTTGTATTACCCGATGGCTCGCATGTCTGGCTTAATGCAGGAAGTTCGATAGAATATCCCAATTCTTTCCAACTGGTAAAGCAGCGCAGGATCAGGCTCATAGGCGAGGCCTATTTTGAAGTCGCGCATAACAGAGCGAAACCATTTATTGTAAGCACCGAGGGACAGGAGGTTACTGTACTGGGTACCCAATTTAATATCAATAGCTATGCTGATGAAGGCAGAACGATAACGACTTTAGCGCAGGGCTCTGTTCGGCTGGATGTACCGAAGAGCAAAAAAACAATGCTTCTTACTCCCGGCCATCAAATTATAAATGCAATGGGAAGACTTTCTTCTCAGCCTGCTGATCTCGAGGTAGCCCTGGCATGGAAAGAAGGCCGTATCTATTTTAAAAATGCTCCATTGCAGCAGGTCTTAAGAGAAATCAGCCGATGGTATAATATTGAAATAGAATATCATGGAAATCCAGGTACAAAAGTATTTAGCGGAGGTATAAAGCGCACTGCCCCTCTTTCGGAAGTACTGCGGGTGCTTGAACTCAGCAATCTACACTTTACCCTAAAAAAAGAGAATGGTATTACCACCTTAATAACGGCTCAGGAAAAATAA
- a CDS encoding DUF6443 domain-containing protein — translation MKKIIMAFNLLFVAGLSFAQTNLSTNENYIYTKSCMDGDCIKKSETVQYFDGLGRPIQAVAIKATPLGRDVVTPVEYDEKGRQAKSYLPVPQAGTANGAIYTNPLGNASSAGYGNEKIYAEKHYDDLFTGRVNQIIPAGTAWSQKPASMAYATNADGEVKKYTLVTSWTEGRTDSEISLSASHPANQLMKTSVTDPDGNTSTEFKNGKGQVILVRKNDGTQNVDTYYLYNEFGQLAYVIPPLAVGDSVPNQTVLDNLCYQYRYDELGRLVEKKVPGKGWQYMVYDKQDRLVASRDAKLRAKGQWLCTQYDRFGRVAFTGIFSGGERSLEQSNAEASGNNNVNRTSGVAFNRDGMDVYYDPNGTYPTTGWIKLLSVNYYDTYPAYSFNPAFPSTVLGEPVISDTQNASVNTQAMPTLSLVKNVEDDNWTKTYMYYDKKGRAVGTYAINHLGGYTKTESELDFAGLTKRSKVYHKRLSTDTEKIISQSFDYDSQNRVMKHRHQVGSGPVEVLSENTYNELSQVSNKKVGGGLESMDYQYDIRGALTKINDPANLGTKLFGYELKYFNPQNTTASTGKYNGSITEVMWKTASDQVVRQYNYQYDGLGRLKKGIYSEPGASVPQNGLFNESLTYDLNGNITSLQRNGKNASGTAQLIDDLTYNYTGNKLNTVTDTSGNYSGYPDTSGSTISYDDNGNMIDHLDKGVLQIDSNVLNLPDYIKFDKGLPTRAGTINENVSYTYRADGTKVKKIYNYTPPADPLGTTTSLLSKITEYLDGFQYETVGSKKGSGNLTLKFVPTAEGYYNFENNKYIYNYTDHLGNVRLSYSKSLNGSAEVLEENNYYPFGLKHEGYNALPGNPAYNYQYNGKELQKETGWSDYGARMYMADIARWGVIDPLAEVMRRYSPYTYAFNNPVSFIDPDGMAPYQFKMLTDSRPDANTGWTNPNWLSLGNSDGYGDNIDSAGSGGGGRVYETEEGTVYEGEAAVNAFTNLTKPTYDFSRFNFTQYMGITPQLAGLYAHRAMANYFSTREDLRENWFPERTQSIWKWDLKMRPDLHYMRNGINAVWELKPMSHFMESSLSLKGRHQVQVYADALTMLKKEKFFVGSSSGAPKPFENGTVITDAFSGYRFSYNIPIGTDGMIYYNCLNCQDPQRDPIKQTQPQTANQMGAGLAVALLVLNILVRLIPN, via the coding sequence ATGAAAAAAATTATAATGGCATTCAATCTGTTGTTTGTAGCGGGGCTCTCTTTCGCTCAAACAAACCTCAGTACCAATGAGAACTATATCTATACCAAAAGCTGTATGGATGGGGACTGTATTAAGAAATCAGAAACCGTACAGTATTTTGACGGATTGGGAAGACCTATTCAAGCAGTTGCCATCAAAGCCACGCCACTTGGAAGAGATGTAGTAACCCCTGTAGAATATGATGAAAAAGGAAGACAGGCGAAAAGTTATCTTCCAGTTCCTCAGGCAGGTACTGCGAATGGAGCCATCTATACCAATCCTCTGGGAAATGCTTCTTCTGCAGGATATGGAAATGAAAAGATATATGCTGAAAAGCATTATGACGATTTATTCACAGGAAGAGTAAACCAAATAATTCCTGCCGGAACTGCATGGTCTCAGAAGCCCGCTAGTATGGCTTATGCCACCAATGCTGACGGTGAGGTAAAGAAATATACATTGGTGACAAGTTGGACAGAAGGCAGAACCGATTCAGAGATTTCTTTGTCCGCTTCTCATCCTGCAAATCAGCTGATGAAAACTTCTGTGACGGATCCGGACGGAAATACCTCTACAGAATTCAAAAATGGCAAAGGACAGGTGATATTGGTACGAAAAAATGACGGTACCCAGAATGTGGATACCTATTACCTTTACAATGAATTTGGCCAGCTGGCATATGTCATTCCTCCATTGGCTGTAGGAGATTCCGTTCCTAATCAGACGGTATTGGATAATCTATGCTATCAGTACCGCTATGACGAACTGGGAAGATTGGTGGAGAAAAAGGTCCCGGGAAAAGGCTGGCAATACATGGTGTATGACAAACAGGATAGGCTGGTAGCTTCGCGTGATGCTAAACTGAGAGCAAAAGGACAATGGCTTTGTACCCAATATGACAGGTTTGGAAGGGTGGCGTTTACAGGTATTTTCTCAGGAGGAGAAAGGAGTTTGGAGCAGAGTAATGCTGAAGCTTCAGGAAACAATAATGTAAACAGAACTTCAGGAGTTGCCTTTAACCGTGATGGGATGGATGTCTATTATGATCCTAATGGGACTTATCCTACCACTGGTTGGATAAAGCTTCTGTCGGTTAATTATTACGATACCTATCCGGCATACAGTTTTAATCCCGCATTTCCTTCTACAGTATTAGGAGAACCTGTTATCAGCGATACGCAGAACGCTTCCGTTAATACCCAGGCTATGCCTACTCTAAGCCTTGTGAAAAATGTGGAGGACGATAACTGGACCAAAACATATATGTACTATGATAAAAAAGGAAGGGCAGTAGGAACGTATGCCATTAACCATCTGGGTGGATATACAAAGACAGAATCAGAACTGGATTTTGCAGGGCTAACAAAGCGGTCTAAAGTGTACCACAAAAGGCTCAGTACGGATACCGAGAAGATAATCTCTCAAAGTTTTGATTATGACAGCCAAAACCGCGTGATGAAACACCGTCATCAGGTAGGCAGCGGACCTGTAGAAGTCCTTTCGGAAAATACGTATAATGAGCTTTCACAAGTTTCCAATAAAAAAGTGGGTGGCGGACTGGAAAGTATGGATTATCAGTACGACATCCGTGGAGCTCTTACCAAAATCAATGATCCTGCGAATTTAGGAACAAAGCTCTTTGGGTATGAGCTGAAATATTTTAATCCTCAAAATACCACTGCATCCACGGGAAAATATAATGGCAGTATAACGGAAGTGATGTGGAAGACGGCATCAGATCAGGTTGTAAGGCAGTATAATTACCAATATGACGGGCTTGGCAGATTGAAAAAAGGAATCTATTCTGAGCCTGGAGCTTCAGTTCCACAGAATGGACTCTTTAATGAATCTTTAACCTATGATCTGAATGGCAATATTACTTCGCTACAGAGAAACGGGAAAAATGCTTCAGGAACAGCGCAGCTTATTGATGATCTTACCTATAATTATACCGGAAATAAACTCAATACTGTGACTGATACATCAGGTAACTACAGCGGTTATCCTGATACTTCAGGAAGTACTATTTCCTACGATGATAATGGTAATATGATAGATCATTTAGATAAAGGTGTTTTACAGATTGACTCCAATGTTCTAAACCTTCCGGATTATATTAAGTTCGATAAAGGATTACCAACCCGTGCAGGAACTATTAATGAAAATGTATCTTATACTTATCGTGCTGACGGGACTAAAGTGAAGAAAATTTATAATTACACCCCTCCAGCTGATCCTCTAGGTACTACTACTTCCCTCTTATCTAAGATTACCGAATATTTAGATGGTTTTCAGTATGAAACAGTGGGGAGTAAAAAAGGAAGTGGAAATCTTACCTTAAAGTTTGTTCCTACTGCTGAAGGGTATTATAATTTTGAAAATAATAAGTATATTTACAACTATACAGACCATTTGGGGAATGTACGCTTAAGCTACTCTAAAAGCCTAAATGGCAGCGCAGAAGTTCTTGAAGAGAACAATTACTATCCATTCGGTTTAAAGCATGAAGGCTATAATGCCTTACCAGGAAATCCTGCTTACAATTATCAGTATAACGGCAAAGAACTTCAGAAAGAAACTGGCTGGAGTGATTATGGGGCCAGAATGTACATGGCTGACATTGCACGTTGGGGGGTAATAGACCCATTGGCTGAAGTGATGAGAAGGTATTCTCCTTACACCTATGCGTTTAACAATCCTGTAAGCTTCATAGATCCGGATGGTATGGCACCATACCAATTTAAGATGCTTACCGATTCGCGTCCGGATGCTAACACGGGCTGGACAAACCCTAACTGGCTAAGTCTAGGAAATAGTGATGGATATGGTGACAATATTGACTCTGCAGGTAGCGGCGGTGGTGGACGTGTGTATGAGACTGAAGAAGGAACGGTTTATGAAGGAGAAGCTGCGGTAAATGCTTTTACCAATCTGACGAAACCTACGTACGACTTCTCGCGGTTTAATTTTACGCAGTACATGGGGATAACTCCTCAACTGGCTGGATTATATGCTCATAGAGCAATGGCCAATTATTTTAGTACTAGAGAAGACCTTCGGGAAAATTGGTTTCCAGAAAGAACTCAATCCATTTGGAAGTGGGATCTGAAAATGCGTCCTGATTTACATTATATGAGAAATGGAATAAATGCAGTGTGGGAATTAAAACCAATGAGCCATTTTATGGAATCATCTCTTTCACTAAAAGGTAGACATCAGGTTCAGGTATATGCAGATGCACTTACAATGCTTAAAAAAGAGAAGTTTTTTGTAGGATCATCAAGCGGAGCACCAAAACCATTTGAAAATGGAACTGTTATAACAGATGCCTTTTCAGGTTATCGATTCAGCTATAATATACCAATAGGAACAGATGGAATGATTTATTATAATTGTTTAAACTGTCAAGATCCTCAAAGAGATCCGATTAAACAGACTCAGCCCCAAACGGCTAATCAAATGGGTGCTGGCTTAGCCGTAGCCTTATTAGTTTTAAATATTTTAGTAAGATTAATTCCTAATTAA
- a CDS encoding RNA polymerase sigma factor has protein sequence MTSNRRDEKLVLRALQLGDHGAFEKLYQDYGKKLYWKLLQMVRDPNEAEEILQELFIRIWNRREQIDLENSFQAYLYSIAKSMVADHYRRLARVYKAEKELQYTHSEFSLVTEENLASKETEQLLQHAISRLSDQRRIAFVLCKIEGKSHKEAGEIMGISANTVHNHLVKACKAIRETLLLDHSLTGTAVLVFMVSTLVTLN, from the coding sequence ATGACTTCAAACCGCAGAGACGAAAAATTGGTGCTTCGGGCTTTACAGCTTGGCGACCATGGTGCGTTTGAAAAACTGTATCAAGACTATGGTAAGAAGCTGTATTGGAAATTGCTTCAAATGGTCAGGGATCCAAATGAAGCAGAAGAAATTCTTCAGGAGCTTTTTATAAGAATCTGGAACCGGCGTGAGCAGATCGATTTGGAGAATTCTTTTCAGGCCTATCTGTATAGCATCGCAAAAAGTATGGTTGCTGATCATTACCGTCGGTTAGCCCGGGTATACAAGGCTGAAAAAGAATTGCAATACACCCATTCTGAATTCTCTTTGGTAACAGAAGAAAACCTGGCATCCAAAGAAACCGAGCAATTGCTTCAACATGCCATATCCCGTTTATCAGATCAGAGGCGCATAGCTTTTGTGCTTTGCAAAATAGAAGGGAAAAGCCATAAAGAAGCGGGAGAAATTATGGGGATTAGTGCCAATACGGTCCACAATCATTTGGTAAAAGCCTGCAAAGCGATCAGAGAAACGCTTTTGTTGGATCATAGTCTCACGGGCACGGCCGTTTTGGTATTCATGGTCTCGACACTGGTCACTTTAAACTGA